The following proteins are co-located in the Micromonospora viridifaciens genome:
- a CDS encoding dihydrodipicolinate synthase family protein has protein sequence MAATRPWQGVIAAVPTPFRADLSVDYDRLQEHVRWLAEEGCQGVTPCGSLGEYRSLSDGERADVVRAVVEAVPSGCAVVPGVGGYGSRQARHWAEQARAAGAQAVLAPPPIGYPGGAAEVVAHYREVAAVGLPVVVYADPAETPVDLTPELLARVAETDGVVAVRERDVRRLHHVRDLCPHLDVLVGADDLLLESTVCGATGWIGHCANVLPRLCRRLQRLCAARDLAAALPLYAQLHPLLRWDSRPEVVQAVKLAMGLVGRYGGPCRPPRGPLPPETEARVQRDLRRALRATADG, from the coding sequence GTGGCCGCAACCAGGCCCTGGCAGGGCGTCATCGCCGCCGTACCCACGCCGTTCCGGGCCGACCTCTCGGTCGACTACGACCGGCTCCAGGAGCACGTCCGGTGGCTCGCCGAGGAGGGCTGCCAGGGGGTGACGCCGTGCGGCTCGCTGGGGGAGTACCGGTCGTTGTCCGACGGCGAGCGGGCCGACGTGGTCCGGGCCGTCGTCGAGGCCGTCCCGAGCGGCTGCGCGGTCGTGCCGGGCGTCGGCGGGTACGGCAGCCGGCAGGCCCGGCACTGGGCCGAGCAGGCCCGGGCCGCGGGCGCGCAGGCGGTGCTCGCCCCGCCACCAATCGGATACCCGGGCGGCGCCGCCGAGGTCGTCGCCCACTATCGCGAGGTGGCCGCGGTCGGGCTGCCGGTGGTGGTGTACGCCGACCCGGCCGAGACGCCGGTGGACCTGACGCCGGAGCTGCTCGCCCGCGTCGCCGAGACCGACGGGGTGGTGGCGGTGCGGGAGCGCGACGTACGCCGACTGCACCACGTCCGCGACCTGTGCCCCCACCTCGACGTGCTGGTCGGCGCCGACGACCTGCTGCTGGAGTCGACCGTGTGCGGGGCGACCGGGTGGATCGGGCACTGCGCCAACGTCCTGCCCCGACTCTGCCGACGCCTGCAGCGGCTCTGCGCCGCCCGTGACCTGGCGGCGGCGCTGCCGCTCTACGCCCAGCTGCACCCCCTGCTGCGCTGGGACTCCCGGCCCGAGGTGGTCCAGGCCGTCAAGCTGGCGATGGGGCTGGTCGGCCGGTACGGCGGCCCGTGCCGGCCGCCGCGCGGCCCGTTGCCGCCGGAGACCGAGGCGCGGGTGCAGCGGGACCTGCGGCGGGCGCTGCGGGCCACGGCCGACGGATAG
- a CDS encoding alpha/beta fold hydrolase, translated as MTNTHTLQTAEADIVYDVHGPLPTADGRPPLFMIGQPMDASGFATLAAHFPDRTVVTYDPRGLGRSNRKDGRVDHDPTVQATDVHAVIETLGVGPVEMFASSGGAVTALALVAAYPHDVTTLVAHEPPLIPVLPDAEAAERARSGVRDVYEAKGANAGMAAFIAMTSWRGEFTADYFAQPAPDPAQFGMPSHDDGSRDDPLLSDRSWAVSSYRPDPDALAAAPTRIVIAVGEESADIFTGRTSVATAELLGQQPTVFPSHHGGFLGDESGYPGKPEDFARKLREVLDEDN; from the coding sequence ATGACGAACACGCACACGCTGCAGACCGCCGAGGCCGACATCGTCTACGACGTGCACGGCCCGCTGCCGACGGCCGACGGACGTCCACCGCTGTTCATGATCGGCCAGCCGATGGACGCCAGCGGCTTCGCTACGTTGGCCGCACACTTCCCCGACCGCACCGTGGTCACCTACGATCCACGCGGCCTCGGCCGCAGCAACCGCAAGGACGGCCGAGTCGACCACGACCCCACCGTCCAGGCCACGGACGTCCACGCCGTCATCGAGACGCTGGGCGTCGGACCGGTCGAGATGTTCGCCAGCAGTGGCGGCGCGGTGACCGCGCTGGCGCTGGTGGCGGCCTATCCCCACGACGTGACCACACTGGTGGCACACGAGCCACCGCTCATCCCGGTGCTCCCCGATGCCGAGGCTGCCGAGCGGGCCCGCAGCGGCGTTCGGGACGTCTACGAGGCGAAGGGGGCGAATGCCGGGATGGCGGCCTTCATCGCGATGACGTCGTGGCGAGGCGAGTTCACCGCGGACTACTTCGCCCAGCCCGCGCCGGATCCCGCCCAGTTCGGTATGCCCAGCCACGACGACGGCTCTCGTGACGATCCGCTGCTCTCCGACCGGTCCTGGGCGGTGAGCAGCTACCGCCCCGATCCAGACGCGCTGGCCGCGGCGCCGACCCGCATCGTGATCGCAGTGGGCGAGGAGTCCGCGGACATCTTCACCGGGCGCACCTCGGTGGCCACCGCCGAGCTGCTCGGCCAGCAGCCGACCGTGTTCCCGAGCCACCACGGCGGCTTCCTCGGTGACGAGTCCGGATACCCCGGCAAGCCCGAGGACTTCGCGCGCAAGCTGCGCGAAGTCCTCGACGAGGACAACTGA
- a CDS encoding PucR family transcriptional regulator — MRMELQRIVDRIAARVKRPALIEDRRQRVVVYSEHSGVIDGVRRSSILRRHTTPEVIAWAREIGIMEARQPVRTHALPELDLLPRVCVPIRHQDLLLGFVWFIDEAEGMTDEDISVVTEAMPDLSLALYRENLLGELTSQREAEATRTLLVESPEARREAVRSLLTDGLVATDGQVTALVAHLVVAPDDVLDDAARLALEHALVATRQWVGSRETLHLVRHDHGVLLLCGGRSAGRVPAEEVAAHLDQALRGSIRGLASVARTVLGVGDPRPRLYESLLSYQEAFQATRVGAQLPALGPVVCWSDLGIYRLLSGVDTRHLDVARVHPGLGRLIGDEAQQVLLETLETYLDLAGNAHATAERLRLHRTTLYYRLQRVELLADTDLKDGNERLCLHLALKLGRLTGQYQPG; from the coding sequence ATGCGCATGGAACTGCAACGCATCGTCGACCGGATCGCCGCGCGGGTCAAACGGCCGGCGCTGATCGAGGACCGGCGTCAGCGGGTCGTCGTCTACAGCGAGCACAGCGGGGTGATCGACGGGGTACGCCGCAGCTCGATCCTGCGCCGGCACACGACACCCGAGGTGATCGCCTGGGCACGGGAGATCGGGATCATGGAGGCCCGGCAGCCGGTGCGTACCCACGCTCTACCGGAACTGGACCTGCTGCCCCGGGTGTGCGTGCCGATCCGCCACCAGGACCTGCTGCTGGGCTTCGTGTGGTTCATCGACGAGGCCGAGGGGATGACCGACGAGGACATCTCGGTGGTGACCGAGGCGATGCCGGACCTCTCGCTGGCCCTCTACCGGGAGAACCTGCTCGGCGAGCTGACCTCGCAGCGGGAGGCGGAGGCGACCCGGACACTTCTCGTCGAGTCCCCGGAGGCCCGACGCGAGGCCGTCCGGTCGCTGCTGACCGACGGCCTGGTCGCCACCGACGGCCAGGTCACCGCCCTGGTCGCCCATCTCGTCGTGGCCCCGGACGACGTGCTCGACGACGCCGCCCGGCTCGCCCTGGAGCACGCCCTCGTCGCCACCCGGCAGTGGGTCGGGTCGCGGGAGACGCTGCACCTGGTCCGGCACGACCATGGGGTGCTGCTGCTGTGCGGGGGGCGGAGCGCCGGCCGGGTGCCCGCGGAGGAGGTGGCCGCCCACCTCGATCAGGCGCTGCGCGGGTCCATCCGGGGCCTCGCCTCGGTGGCGCGTACGGTCCTCGGCGTCGGCGACCCGCGACCCAGGCTGTACGAGAGCCTGCTGTCGTACCAGGAGGCGTTCCAGGCGACCCGGGTGGGGGCGCAGTTGCCCGCCCTGGGCCCGGTCGTCTGCTGGTCCGACCTGGGGATCTACCGGCTGCTGTCCGGCGTCGACACCCGGCACCTGGACGTCGCGCGGGTGCATCCGGGGTTGGGCCGGCTGATCGGCGACGAGGCCCAGCAGGTGCTGCTCGAAACGCTGGAGACCTACCTCGACCTGGCCGGCAACGCCCACGCGACCGCGGAACGGCTGCGGTTGCACCGGACGACGCTGTACTACCGGTTGCAGCGGGTGGAGCTGCTCGCCGACACCGACCTGAAGGACGGCAACGAGCGGCTCTGCCTGCACCTGGCGCTGAAGCTCGGCCGGCTGACCGGCCAGTACCAGCCCGGGTAG
- a CDS encoding LysM peptidoglycan-binding domain-containing protein, translating into MASEYVARHRRISRRRIAVGALVAGAATGAAAILGPAAPASASSVNWDAIAQCESGGNWHINTGNGYYGGLQFSKGTWNGYGGQKYASRADLASRSEQIAVAEKVLKGQGIGAWPVCGKKSGSTKHYSSTSGPARKSPKKATGKQASRAEGPAIRNHRPTVPTTGGSGTYVVMRGDTLSGIAAQRHLAGGWHALYERNKRVIGDNPGLIFPGQRLRLR; encoded by the coding sequence ATGGCAAGTGAATACGTCGCACGCCATCGACGGATCAGCCGGCGTCGCATCGCCGTCGGGGCGCTCGTCGCCGGTGCCGCCACCGGCGCCGCCGCGATCCTCGGGCCGGCCGCCCCGGCCAGCGCGTCCAGCGTGAACTGGGACGCCATCGCCCAGTGCGAGTCCGGCGGCAACTGGCACATCAACACCGGCAACGGCTACTACGGCGGCCTGCAGTTCTCGAAGGGCACCTGGAACGGCTACGGCGGCCAGAAGTACGCCAGCCGCGCCGACCTGGCCAGCCGCAGCGAGCAGATCGCCGTCGCCGAGAAGGTCCTCAAGGGGCAGGGCATCGGTGCCTGGCCGGTCTGCGGCAAGAAGAGCGGCTCGACGAAGCACTACTCGTCCACGTCGGGGCCCGCCCGGAAGTCGCCGAAGAAGGCGACCGGCAAGCAGGCGTCGCGGGCCGAGGGCCCGGCCATCCGCAACCACCGGCCTACGGTGCCGACCACCGGTGGCTCCGGCACCTATGTGGTCATGCGCGGCGACACGCTGTCCGGGATCGCCGCGCAGCGGCACCTCGCCGGCGGCTGGCACGCGCTGTACGAGCGCAACAAGCGGGTGATCGGCGACAACCCGGGTCTGATCTTCCCGGGTCAGCGGCTGCGGCTGCGCTGA
- a CDS encoding methyltransferase domain-containing protein has protein sequence MPSADDLAASRYARMRWNTPLSEEHGALLLERLAVPPGGRVLDLGCGWGELLLRAVETASGSDAASVTGVGVDTDEVLLARGRQLAAERSLQQQVTFLKQEAATWDEPADRVMCIGASHAFGGTVAALEALAELVRPGGRLLFGDGCWERPPTSEAVELLGEDIRQLADLIEQARALGWRVLHFSTADQREWDDFESTWLAGRQEWLLAHPADPSAAELRAELDARLREYVGVYRGLLGLAYLVLAR, from the coding sequence GTGCCTTCAGCCGATGATCTTGCTGCCTCGCGTTATGCCCGTATGCGGTGGAACACGCCGTTGTCTGAGGAGCACGGCGCTCTCCTTCTCGAACGGCTGGCCGTTCCACCGGGTGGTCGCGTACTGGACCTCGGATGTGGATGGGGTGAACTGCTCCTGCGGGCAGTCGAGACGGCGAGTGGCTCCGACGCGGCTTCCGTGACCGGGGTAGGGGTCGACACCGACGAGGTGCTCCTGGCTCGCGGTCGGCAGCTCGCCGCCGAGCGCTCCCTACAGCAGCAGGTGACGTTCCTCAAGCAGGAAGCGGCTACCTGGGATGAGCCAGCCGACCGGGTCATGTGCATCGGCGCCTCGCATGCCTTCGGCGGGACCGTCGCCGCGCTCGAGGCCCTGGCCGAACTCGTCCGTCCGGGTGGCCGCCTCCTGTTCGGTGACGGCTGCTGGGAACGCCCGCCGACGAGCGAGGCCGTGGAGCTTCTCGGCGAGGACATCAGGCAGCTGGCCGATCTGATCGAGCAGGCGCGGGCGTTGGGCTGGCGCGTCCTGCACTTCAGCACTGCTGATCAACGAGAGTGGGACGATTTCGAGTCGACGTGGCTGGCGGGCCGGCAAGAGTGGCTTCTGGCGCATCCCGCTGATCCCAGCGCGGCTGAGCTCCGTGCCGAACTGGATGCACGGCTCCGCGAGTACGTCGGCGTCTATCGCGGCCTGCTCGGCCTTGCGTATCTTGTTCTTGCTCGCTGA
- a CDS encoding M14 family metallopeptidase codes for MRISNSGGRRWRAPVVAVAAVSALLLVTPAAAVPAADEGAGESVELNRLPDEEASVVEVLVAGSDELDQLVATGVDLDHHVSRTEQGIVVHAVVTPSEVAYLRGKGYRLGDVLLRPGDSADRIEEREATIAAHIAENQAFTATLDASSTSDVKITRADYYTSGTSQILSVEAKWAQGQTSTSTLTVTRDSGPGTELGSGGTQTISRFVDAGVYLYHRGASTVTTRPDRIRITSPTGGVAVAQVKEWLPIPADDPEGPGYQKDFVTSYLTPSELYTRIQQLAAEFPGLAEVVELPYKTNGYRRKAQAVLGTTNANRVAVDSLAWGHEGGNGISVELVNPGAASRPLSVTVTGKDIRVSLATNASGALTSTAAQVVAALNANAGSLVRAYTYRGDAGAGAVPAAARTVLTDNLKAPASVSRDPHPVYAIRIGKHRDGSKMGVLAYAQEHAREWVPPLVAVETAERLLRNYGHDGHTKQLLNNLDIWIAPSINPDGGHYSFYDYASQRKNMTNHCPLTDAADANGRNSWGVDNNRNYTEYSLFDGYSGASSSCTSGTYAGPSELSEPEDKNLDWLAQHKNIKFSMNLHSSGNYFMWSPGAYATPGRISAPRPTLAEESFFWGASSRILTAIKRHRNMAVTPARTGPISDVLYSAAGNSGDMLWYKYGIYAWNFEVGTSFQPAWDEAHQETMEFANGLVELMRVARDFDTDHQRPKSGLSVTPSATPGMVDVTFTVSEPAAVFYTIDGSAPTYSSTLYASAGIREDGETLTLPAGTRIHWFSVDAAGNVENNYRADGTGKNYLKGSAVLPG; via the coding sequence ATGCGAATATCGAATTCCGGTGGTCGCCGCTGGCGGGCACCCGTGGTCGCGGTCGCGGCCGTGTCCGCCCTGCTGCTCGTCACTCCGGCCGCCGCCGTCCCCGCGGCCGACGAGGGCGCCGGCGAGAGTGTCGAGCTGAACCGGCTCCCCGACGAGGAAGCGAGCGTGGTGGAGGTCCTGGTCGCCGGCAGCGACGAGCTGGACCAGCTCGTCGCCACCGGGGTCGACCTCGACCACCACGTCTCGCGCACCGAGCAGGGCATCGTCGTCCACGCCGTGGTCACGCCCAGCGAGGTGGCGTACCTGCGCGGCAAGGGCTACCGGCTCGGCGACGTCCTCCTGCGGCCCGGCGACTCCGCGGACCGCATCGAGGAGCGCGAGGCGACCATCGCCGCGCACATCGCGGAGAACCAGGCCTTCACCGCGACGCTGGACGCCTCGAGCACCTCGGACGTCAAGATCACCCGTGCTGACTACTACACCTCCGGCACCAGCCAGATCCTGTCGGTCGAGGCGAAGTGGGCCCAGGGCCAGACCTCGACCAGCACGCTCACGGTGACCCGGGACAGCGGCCCTGGCACGGAGCTGGGCTCGGGCGGCACCCAGACCATCTCCCGCTTCGTGGACGCCGGCGTCTACCTCTACCACCGCGGCGCCTCGACCGTGACGACCCGGCCGGACCGGATCCGGATCACCAGCCCGACCGGCGGGGTAGCCGTCGCCCAGGTGAAGGAATGGCTGCCGATCCCGGCCGACGACCCGGAGGGCCCGGGCTACCAGAAGGACTTCGTCACCAGCTACCTGACGCCGAGCGAACTGTACACGCGGATCCAGCAGCTCGCCGCCGAGTTCCCGGGCCTGGCCGAGGTCGTCGAGCTGCCGTACAAGACGAACGGCTACCGCCGCAAGGCGCAGGCGGTGCTCGGCACCACCAACGCCAACCGGGTGGCGGTCGACTCCCTGGCCTGGGGACACGAGGGCGGCAACGGCATCTCCGTCGAGCTGGTCAACCCGGGCGCGGCCAGCCGGCCGCTGTCGGTGACCGTGACCGGCAAGGACATCAGGGTCAGCCTGGCAACCAACGCCAGCGGCGCGTTGACCAGCACCGCCGCCCAGGTCGTGGCGGCGCTCAACGCCAACGCCGGCTCGCTCGTCCGGGCGTACACCTACCGGGGTGACGCCGGTGCCGGTGCGGTCCCGGCCGCCGCGCGGACGGTGCTCACCGACAACCTGAAGGCCCCGGCCAGCGTCTCCCGCGACCCGCACCCCGTGTACGCGATCCGGATCGGCAAGCACCGCGACGGGTCCAAGATGGGCGTCCTCGCATACGCCCAGGAGCACGCCCGGGAGTGGGTGCCGCCGCTGGTCGCCGTCGAGACCGCCGAGCGGCTGCTGCGCAACTACGGCCACGACGGCCACACCAAGCAGCTGCTCAACAACCTGGACATCTGGATCGCCCCGTCGATCAACCCGGACGGCGGCCACTACTCGTTCTACGACTACGCCTCGCAGCGGAAGAACATGACCAACCACTGCCCGCTGACCGATGCCGCCGACGCCAACGGCCGGAACTCGTGGGGCGTGGACAACAACCGCAACTACACCGAGTACAGCCTCTTCGACGGATACTCGGGCGCGTCCAGCAGCTGCACCAGCGGCACCTACGCCGGGCCCAGCGAGCTGTCCGAGCCGGAGGACAAGAACCTCGACTGGCTGGCCCAGCACAAGAACATCAAGTTCTCGATGAACCTGCACTCCTCCGGCAACTACTTCATGTGGTCGCCGGGCGCGTACGCCACCCCGGGTCGGATCTCGGCGCCGCGGCCGACGCTGGCCGAGGAGTCGTTCTTCTGGGGCGCCTCGTCGCGGATCCTCACCGCGATCAAGCGGCACCGCAACATGGCGGTGACGCCGGCGCGCACCGGCCCGATCTCCGACGTGCTGTACTCGGCGGCCGGCAACTCCGGTGACATGCTCTGGTACAAGTACGGCATCTACGCCTGGAACTTCGAGGTCGGCACCTCCTTCCAGCCGGCCTGGGACGAGGCCCACCAGGAGACGATGGAGTTCGCCAACGGTCTCGTCGAGCTGATGCGGGTGGCCCGGGACTTCGACACCGACCACCAGCGGCCGAAGAGCGGCCTGTCGGTGACCCCGAGCGCCACGCCGGGCATGGTGGACGTGACGTTCACGGTCAGCGAGCCGGCGGCGGTCTTCTACACCATCGACGGCAGCGCACCCACCTACTCGTCCACGCTCTACGCCTCCGCCGGCATCCGCGAGGACGGCGAGACGCTGACCCTGCCGGCCGGAACCAGGATCCACTGGTTCTCGGTCGACGCGGCCGGCAACGTGGAGAACAACTACCGCGCCGACGGCACGGGCAAGAACTACCTGAAGGGCAGCGCCGTGCTGCCTGGGTGA
- a CDS encoding Xaa-Pro dipeptidyl-peptidase — MRRGRLAWRASVVAMAVVATGLPANGALAQPGADERPVLAIDNGVTQPVFGYADAVRERIFVTSDVDTDGDGKLDIVAMDIMRPKVSENGLKVPVVMDASPYYSTVCRGNESECKADVDGDGLNDKWPLFYDNYFVPRGYAVILLDMIGTNNSTGCPVTGGRADNISAPTAIDWLNGRRRGFDAAGREVVADWHNGRTGMIGKSYDGTLANAAAASGVDGLATIVPISAISSWYDYSRSNGLVTRANNYSGSLANTVTNPARRAYCAPVRTALGEGGDDTTGDYNDFWAERDYVPHADKVKASVFVVHGINDDNVRADHFSKWWEALGAQGVPRKLWMTGTGHVDPFDFRRTKWVDTLHRWFDFWLQGIDNGIMREPAVDVERAPDVWETASTWPLPNTQPTQVFLRAGSNGGPGGLSVQSGPGNAKATFQDTPTMSQANAIRHPSDPTANTANRLVFLSAPLKAPLHISGTPIVRINATVDGEDTSFAGLLVDYSTRERFSTAGDGVRTLTQEDCWGETATWGGFTEDACYKKVEKNIATNPQELVTKGIIDGLNLNSPSVSVPLVPGQKTEVDVNLLPEDYVFAAGSQIGVVLLGSYSGYSSRAKQSRANITVHFDRSRITLPVVGGRQAAMAAGL; from the coding sequence ATGCGAAGAGGGAGACTGGCCTGGCGGGCCTCGGTGGTGGCCATGGCGGTGGTCGCCACCGGCCTGCCGGCCAACGGCGCGCTGGCCCAGCCGGGCGCCGACGAGCGGCCCGTATTGGCTATCGACAATGGTGTGACCCAGCCGGTGTTCGGTTATGCCGACGCCGTCCGGGAACGGATTTTCGTCACCTCGGACGTCGACACGGACGGTGACGGAAAGCTGGACATCGTGGCCATGGACATCATGCGCCCGAAGGTCAGTGAAAACGGGCTGAAGGTCCCGGTGGTGATGGACGCCAGCCCGTACTACTCGACGGTTTGCCGGGGCAACGAAAGCGAATGCAAGGCCGACGTCGACGGCGACGGGCTGAACGACAAGTGGCCGCTCTTCTACGACAACTACTTCGTCCCGCGCGGCTACGCGGTGATCCTGCTCGACATGATCGGCACCAACAACTCGACCGGGTGCCCGGTCACCGGCGGCCGGGCCGACAACATCAGCGCGCCGACCGCGATCGACTGGCTCAACGGGCGCCGGCGCGGCTTCGACGCCGCCGGGCGGGAGGTCGTCGCCGACTGGCACAACGGCCGCACCGGCATGATCGGCAAGTCGTACGACGGCACCCTGGCCAACGCCGCCGCGGCGAGCGGGGTGGACGGGCTGGCCACCATCGTGCCGATCTCGGCCATCTCGAGCTGGTACGACTACTCGCGTAGCAACGGCCTGGTCACCCGGGCGAACAACTACTCGGGCAGCCTCGCCAACACGGTCACCAACCCGGCCCGCCGGGCGTACTGCGCGCCGGTCCGGACGGCTCTCGGGGAGGGCGGCGACGACACCACGGGGGACTACAACGACTTCTGGGCGGAGCGCGACTACGTGCCGCACGCCGACAAGGTCAAGGCGAGCGTCTTCGTCGTACACGGGATCAACGACGACAACGTTCGCGCGGACCACTTCAGCAAGTGGTGGGAGGCGCTGGGCGCTCAGGGTGTGCCGCGCAAGCTCTGGATGACCGGCACCGGCCACGTCGACCCGTTCGACTTCCGCCGCACGAAGTGGGTCGACACCCTGCACCGCTGGTTCGACTTCTGGCTGCAGGGCATCGACAACGGGATCATGCGGGAGCCGGCGGTCGACGTCGAGCGGGCGCCGGACGTCTGGGAGACGGCCAGCACCTGGCCGCTGCCGAACACCCAGCCGACCCAGGTGTTCCTGCGGGCCGGGAGCAACGGTGGCCCCGGCGGCCTGTCGGTCCAGTCCGGCCCCGGCAACGCCAAGGCGACCTTCCAGGACACGCCCACGATGAGCCAGGCCAACGCCATCCGGCACCCGTCGGATCCGACGGCGAACACCGCCAACCGGCTGGTCTTCCTCTCCGCACCGCTGAAGGCGCCCCTGCACATCTCGGGCACCCCGATCGTGCGGATCAACGCCACCGTCGACGGTGAGGACACCAGCTTCGCCGGCCTGCTCGTCGACTACAGCACCCGGGAGCGGTTCAGCACCGCCGGTGACGGGGTCCGCACCCTGACCCAGGAGGACTGCTGGGGCGAGACGGCCACCTGGGGCGGCTTCACCGAGGACGCCTGCTACAAGAAGGTGGAGAAGAACATCGCCACCAACCCGCAGGAGCTGGTGACCAAGGGCATCATCGACGGCCTCAACCTCAACTCGCCGTCCGTCTCGGTGCCGCTGGTGCCCGGGCAGAAGACCGAGGTCGACGTGAACCTGCTGCCCGAGGACTACGTCTTCGCGGCCGGCAGCCAGATCGGGGTGGTCCTGCTCGGGTCGTACTCCGGCTACAGCAGCCGGGCCAAGCAGAGCCGGGCCAACATCACCGTCCACTTCGACCGTAGCCGGATCACCCTCCCGGTGGTCGGCGGTCGGCAGGCGGCGATGGCGGCCGGCCTGTAG
- a CDS encoding LLM class flavin-dependent oxidoreductase, translating into MSDYGHELIFGGFLTPSASQPEQVVALAKRCEQVGLDLVTFQDHPYQPGFLDTWTLMSFVAAATSRVRLAGNVLNLPLRQPVVLARSVASLDLLSDGRVELGLGAGAFWEAIEAVGGRRLSPRQAVDALDEAIRVIREVWDTERRGMVRVEGEHYRVVGAKRGPAPAHPVGIWVGAYKPRMLRLVGRAADGWLPSLSYLPDGPAQLPGMNAVIDESAEAAGRDPRSVRRLLNVSGRFARSSAGFLAGPPRQWVEELAGLTLDHGISAFILGADDPAAIQLFAQEVAPAVRELVAAERAEPGSRATAAEAQREVVEAGGAGTLAVSPTPDTGVRLTDHRLWDESTRPVAPPAPAGHVYTPHAQAVGAHLVDVHDHLRRELAQVRDLLEQVKRGVVSAGAARAVLNQMTMRQNNWTLGAYCAAYCTVVTQHHGLEDNSIFPHLRRSDPGLGPVLDRLEAEHVVIHDVVERVDRTLVDLIRNPGDFTELQKAVDILTDTLLSHLSYEEREIVEPLARYGFYAGQV; encoded by the coding sequence ATGAGCGACTACGGACACGAGCTGATCTTCGGAGGCTTCCTCACGCCCTCGGCCAGCCAGCCGGAGCAGGTGGTGGCGCTGGCCAAACGCTGCGAGCAGGTCGGCCTCGACCTGGTGACCTTCCAGGACCATCCGTACCAGCCGGGGTTTCTGGACACCTGGACGCTGATGTCGTTCGTGGCCGCGGCGACCAGCCGGGTCCGGCTGGCCGGCAACGTGCTGAACCTGCCGCTGCGTCAGCCGGTGGTGCTGGCCCGCAGCGTGGCCAGTCTGGACCTGCTCAGCGATGGCCGGGTCGAGCTGGGCCTCGGGGCCGGCGCGTTCTGGGAGGCGATCGAGGCGGTCGGCGGGCGACGGCTGAGCCCTCGGCAGGCGGTGGACGCCCTCGACGAGGCGATCCGGGTGATCCGCGAGGTCTGGGACACCGAGCGACGCGGCATGGTCCGGGTCGAGGGTGAGCACTACCGGGTGGTCGGGGCGAAGCGGGGACCGGCACCGGCGCACCCGGTGGGGATCTGGGTGGGCGCGTACAAGCCGCGCATGTTGCGGCTGGTCGGGCGAGCGGCGGACGGCTGGCTGCCGTCCCTGTCCTACCTGCCGGACGGGCCGGCCCAACTGCCTGGGATGAATGCGGTGATCGACGAGAGCGCCGAGGCGGCCGGGCGGGATCCGCGCTCGGTGCGCCGGCTGCTCAACGTCTCCGGCCGGTTCGCCCGATCCTCCGCCGGCTTCCTGGCCGGGCCGCCGCGGCAGTGGGTGGAGGAACTCGCCGGGCTCACCCTGGACCACGGCATCTCCGCGTTCATCCTCGGCGCCGACGACCCCGCCGCCATCCAGCTGTTCGCGCAGGAGGTGGCGCCCGCGGTCCGCGAGCTGGTCGCCGCCGAACGCGCCGAGCCCGGCAGCCGCGCCACGGCCGCCGAGGCGCAGCGGGAGGTCGTCGAGGCCGGGGGCGCCGGCACACTCGCCGTGAGCCCCACCCCCGACACCGGTGTACGGCTGACCGACCACCGACTCTGGGACGAGTCCACCCGTCCGGTCGCCCCGCCGGCGCCGGCCGGCCACGTCTACACCCCGCACGCCCAGGCCGTCGGCGCGCACCTGGTGGACGTGCACGACCACCTGCGGCGGGAGCTGGCCCAGGTACGCGACCTGCTCGAACAGGTCAAGCGGGGGGTGGTCTCCGCCGGCGCGGCCCGCGCGGTGCTCAACCAGATGACCATGCGGCAGAACAACTGGACGCTGGGGGCGTACTGCGCCGCTTACTGCACTGTGGTGACCCAGCATCACGGCCTGGAGGACAACTCGATCTTTCCGCACCTGCGGCGCTCCGACCCGGGGCTGGGCCCGGTGCTCGACCGTCTGGAGGCGGAGCACGTGGTGATCCACGACGTGGTGGAGCGTGTGGACCGGACGCTGGTCGACCTGATCCGCAACCCGGGCGACTTCACCGAGCTCCAGAAGGCGGTGGACATCCTCACCGACACCCTGCTGTCGCACCTGTCGTACGAGGAGCGCGAGATCGTGGAGCCGCTGGCCCGGTACGGCTTCTACGCCGGCCAGGTCTGA
- a CDS encoding YbaB/EbfC family nucleoid-associated protein has translation MTNDSFTAAASLDELLTRTQQALSSMRSRAAEHTDVDPGQLLRAEGTAADGRVRAVVVQGGRLDSLTVDPELTEAGMAEVCGHIVAAVNAALADLDAQVSASARADVDALAARLGGLQEQSVRQMELFSRAMEDVMARLNRAGEAGARAGRPS, from the coding sequence ATGACCAACGACTCGTTCACTGCGGCCGCGAGCCTCGACGAGCTGCTCACCAGGACCCAGCAGGCGTTGTCCTCGATGCGGTCGCGGGCCGCCGAGCACACCGACGTCGACCCGGGCCAGCTGCTCCGCGCCGAGGGCACCGCCGCCGACGGGCGGGTCCGCGCCGTGGTCGTCCAGGGCGGCCGGCTCGATTCCCTCACCGTCGACCCCGAGCTGACCGAGGCGGGCATGGCGGAAGTCTGCGGGCACATCGTGGCCGCCGTGAACGCGGCCCTCGCCGACCTCGACGCCCAGGTCAGCGCCTCCGCGCGGGCCGACGTCGACGCCCTGGCCGCGCGGCTCGGCGGGCTCCAGGAGCAGTCGGTACGGCAGATGGAGCTGTTCAGCCGGGCGATGGAGGACGTGATGGCCCGGCTCAACCGGGCCGGCGAGGCGGGCGCGCGGGCGGGCCGCCCAAGCTGA